Below is a window of Bradyrhizobium sp. SZCCHNS1050 DNA.
GACCTCTGCGCGCGCCATTCGGTCGATCTCGCCGGCCTGAGCCGCGAGTCCTCGATGGACTGGACCGACATCGCCCGTCTCGCCGCCGACCCCAACGTCACGATCGGCAGTGCCACCGTGCACTATTCCGTGCTCGCCAATCTCCGGGATGCCGACGCCCAGCGCGAGATCACGATGGGCAAGGCGGTGCTGGAGACGGCGCTGCGCCGCCCGGTCCGGCACATGGCGTATCCGTTCGGCGACCGCTATTCGTTCCGCCGCAGCGACGTCGTGCTTGCGGAGCAGGCGGGCTTCGTCAGCGCGGCCTCGACGATGCCAGGCGTCGTGCAGAGCGAGGGCCGCACGCATCTGCACATGCTGCCGCGGATCGCCTGGGACGGCCGCTCGCGCTCGCTGCGCGCCTTGAAGGTGCTGATGGCCGGCATCACCCTGCCGCGGGAAAAATCCGCGCCGCAGCCGAAGCTCGATCTCGGCTGATCAGCCTTGCTGCCGCTCCGGATCCGGGCGCAGCATCCAGCTCACGATCGGCATCGCGGGCAGCACCCAGCCCATGCCGACGACGACGTAATAGACCGCCTGCAGCCAGCCGGAGTTGGCGATCAGGGGGAATTGCGCCATCACCATGCCCATCATCGACCAGGCGAAAGCGAGCAGGAGCAGCGCGACGGCGCCGATCAGTTTACGGGTGCGGATCGTCATGACGGGATTGTCAGCCTCGGCTGGGGGCGGCGCGGCTTGCGCGCGATTTCCCCGGGATTATAAGGGCCTGTCAGCCCCGGTTCAATCGAGCGTTCAACGTCCATGACCACGGTTCCCCGCACACGAGATCTCGCCGCGATCCGCATCTGGCTCCTCGCCGTGGCCGGCCTGATCGCGCTGATGGTGCTGGTCGGCGGCGCGACGCGGCTGACCGAATCCGGGCTGTCGATCGTCGAGTGGAAGCCGGTCACGGGCACCTTGCCGCCGCTGTCCGCGCAGGCCTGGACCGACGCCTTCGAGGCCTACAAGACCATTCCGCAGTATCGGCAGATGAACGCCGGCATGACCCTGCACGAATTCAAGACGATCTTCTGGTGGGAGTGGAGCCACCGGCTGCTCGGCCGGGTCATCGGCATGGTCTACCTGCTGCCCTTCCTGTGGTTCCTGTGGCGCGGCGCCGTCTCCGGGCCGCTCGGCCGCAGGCTGTGGCTGATCTTCGGCCTCGGCGCGCTGCAGGGCGCGGTCGGCTGGTGGATGGTGGCCTCCGGCCTCACGGAGCGCACCGAGGTGGCGCCGGTCCGTCTCGCGACGCACCTCTCGCTGGCGCTGTTGATCTATGCGTCGATCGTCTGGACGCTGCGGCGGCTCGCGCCGCGCGAGGAGGCCGAGGTGCCGGCGCGGCTGCGGCTGACGGCCTGGGTGCTGGTCGGCGTCACCTTCGTGCAGCTCTATCTCGGCGCGCTGGTGGCAGGCCTGCGCGCCGGCCTCGTCTACAACACCTGGCCGGAGATCGACGGCGGCCTGATCCCGAAGGCGGCCAATCTGTGGATCCATTCGCCGTGGTGGATCAATCTGTTCGAGAACGACCTGACGGTGCAGTTCATGCATCGCATGACCGCCTACACGCTGCTGGCATTGGCAGCCTGGCACGCCTTCGACGTGATGCGTGCCGGCGTCGGCCGCGACGTGGTGCGCGGCGCGCACCGGCTGCTCGCCGCGATCCTGGTGCAGGCCGTGCTTGGGATCTTGACCCTGCTGGCGCTGGTTCCGATCTCGCTCGCGCTGCTGCATCAGGGCACGGCCATCATCGTGCTGACGTTCGCCGTGCTGCAGGCCGAGCGCCTGTCGCCGCGACGTGTCGCTGTTGTCGCCGTGCCGCGGACGGCCGTGGCGGCCGGGCAGGCGGGGTAGGGCGTTCTCGTGCTCGCTGTTGCAGCGACCTCCGCCGTCATTCCGGGGCGCCCGCAGGGCGAGCCCGGAATCCATTGAGCCGCGAGACACGCTGGAAAATGGATTCCGGGCTCGTGCTGCGCACGCCCCGGAATGACGGTGGAGAGACATTCGCGCAAGCCAACAAGCGTGACTACGCACGCTGCGCAATGATGTGAAGACAAACATCCTCTTCCTCGCGCGCCATCACGCCGAGTTCTGCCGGTCGTTTCACCCTCGAAACACGCGAGGGCGCAGGGAAGGCCGGATGCCTGGCCGGCACCCATGGCCCGCGTGCAAAGAAAAGAGCACGCGGCGGTCACCACAGGTACGGCCTGATACATCCGGCCTTCCCCGCGCGATGGTTTTAACGCTTATACGCGATCTCCCCGGGGACCGGGCTCTCTTGCCCCCGTCATCTCGCGCGATGCGTTGAGCACCGACACGAGACTTAGCGCCAGCGTCGGGGCGCCAGGACCACGCGACTTCGCCGTCCGTGACGGATCGCTCGTCCGCGCGAACTTTCGTCCGCGCACGGCCCGCCACGTCCACCGCATTCCTGCCCTACGCAACTGGACGATCCGGAAGCGCCCCTCGGCTGGACAGGAACAAAAAGAGAACATAAGCTGATTTGCGTCGTTTGGCAAGCGTGGCGTGTCGCGGACATCACCGGGTGGGGCGGACCATGCAATTCGAGTTCGATTGGGATCCGGCCAAGGCAGAGAGCAATCTGCGCAAGCATGGCGTTGCGTTTGAGCGGGCGATGAGCATCTTCGGCGATCCGTTGGCGCTCTCGCGTCTCGATGACGGATCTGGCGCAGGCGAGGAACGATGGGTTACGATGGGACGCAATATTGCTCACGAGCTACTGCTGGTCGTGCATGCGTACACGGAGCTATCGGCAGACCGCGCAGCGATCCGCATCATTTCTGTCCGTCGCCCGACCCGGCGCGAAATCCGCTCCTACGAGAATGGGTGATCCGATGAAGGATGAATACGATTTCTCGAACGCCGAACGCGGCAAGTTCTTTCGCAAGGGCGCGCGAATGCTGCCTCCGGTGCATCTCGAGCCTGATGTGCTCGATCACCTGACCGGGCTGGCCAGCGCGCGGGGCGTATCGTTGACCGAATTGGTCAACACGCTTCTCAAGGAGGATATTGAGCGGATGGAGGCTGCGAAATAGCTCTTTGGGAGTTTATGCGAGCACCTCATGATGCCTTCGCGACCAGACTTCCGCGACACGGTTCGGGCGCGCGCGGACCGCGATCCGGCGTTTCGCGAGGCGTTGTTCCAGGAAGCCGTGAGTGCGCTGCCGCGCGGAGAGGTCGATGACGGCCGCGCCGGCCTGCGTGCGTATATCAACGCAACGATCGGCTTCGAGGCACCGAGCAAGGCGCTTGGCCGGCCGTCGAAGAGCCCGATGCGCATGTTAGGGCCATCCGGCAATCCCACGGCCGAGAACCTGCTTGGCGTGATCGGCGTGTTGCGGGCAGAGACAGGCGTGCAGTTCGACGTGCGCGTCGTGGCCGCGGAGTGAGTTACTGGCGCGCGCGGATCAACAAGATCACAGCTGCTCTCAACCAATGAAGAACGAATACGACTTCTCGAACGCCGCCGCTGATCTTGGCAATAGCCGAGGGCCGTCCGTCGCAGGCGACCGCGGCGGATGAGGCTGTCTCCGCCGTTGCCGTTGGCACGGATACCGCGGGCTTCAATCGGGCGCATACGCGTCCGGGTCGGGACTGCTGCTGGGCGACTTGAACGCCGCGCGTAAAGCGGCGGGCATCTGGTAGTTGAAGTTGATCCCGGTGGGCGGCACGGGTGACTCGAACCATTTCTTGTAGAGCACGTCGATGGCGGGGCTCTGATAGAGCTCGGCCGTGACGCGATCGGCGATGGCCTTGAACGGCGCATCGTCCTTGCGCAGCATGATGCCGAAAGGTTCGGGCTTGGAGAATGCGTCGGCGCTGATCATGTACGCCGCCGGGTCCTTCGACCGCGCGATGGCGACCGCGAGCTGGACGTCATCGAGCACATAGGCCTGAGCCCGGTCGGTCTCCAGCATCAGGAACGCTTCGGCCTGGTCCTTGGCAGGAACGATGTTGATGCCGAGCTTGCGTTCGACATTGACCTTGTTCAGCTGGGCGATGTTGGTCGATCCGGCGATCGCGACGGCCGTCTTTCCCCTGAGGTCGTCGATCGTCTGGAGCGAGAGCGATTTCTTGGCCGCATAGCGTGTGGCGCTGAGAAAGTGCGTATTGGCAAAGGTCACGAGTTTCTGGCGCTCGGTGTTGTTGGTGGTGGAGGCGCACAAGAGGTCGATCGTGCCGTTCGTCATCAGTGGTATGCGATTGGAGGACGTCACCGGAACGGTTTCGATCGTGAGGTTAGGAAGCCCCAGCTCCTTCTTGACCGCATCCGCGATCCGGGCGCAGATGTCGAGCGCGTAGCCCACCGGCTTCTGGTTGCCGTCGAGATAGCTGAACGGCACCGACGATTCCTGGAAGCCGATCGAGATCCTGTTCGTCTCCTTGACCTTCTGGAGCGTGCCCGTCAGTTCCTCGGCGCCGGCGGCGTTTGCAGCGAGCGCTGCCGTCAGCAGAAGTCCCCAAATGCGCATCAAGCCTCTCCTCGCAGCAACCCTCTTCGCGCGTGCAGCGTTGCCCGCGCAGCGGTGATGCAGCCTCGCTGCGTCCGGCCTGGATGAAAAGGGATAAAACCGCCTTATTTCTCA
It encodes the following:
- a CDS encoding COX15/CtaA family protein encodes the protein MTTVPRTRDLAAIRIWLLAVAGLIALMVLVGGATRLTESGLSIVEWKPVTGTLPPLSAQAWTDAFEAYKTIPQYRQMNAGMTLHEFKTIFWWEWSHRLLGRVIGMVYLLPFLWFLWRGAVSGPLGRRLWLIFGLGALQGAVGWWMVASGLTERTEVAPVRLATHLSLALLIYASIVWTLRRLAPREEAEVPARLRLTAWVLVGVTFVQLYLGALVAGLRAGLVYNTWPEIDGGLIPKAANLWIHSPWWINLFENDLTVQFMHRMTAYTLLALAAWHAFDVMRAGVGRDVVRGAHRLLAAILVQAVLGILTLLALVPISLALLHQGTAIIVLTFAVLQAERLSPRRVAVVAVPRTAVAAGQAG
- a CDS encoding amino acid ABC transporter substrate-binding protein translates to MRIWGLLLTAALAANAAGAEELTGTLQKVKETNRISIGFQESSVPFSYLDGNQKPVGYALDICARIADAVKKELGLPNLTIETVPVTSSNRIPLMTNGTIDLLCASTTNNTERQKLVTFANTHFLSATRYAAKKSLSLQTIDDLRGKTAVAIAGSTNIAQLNKVNVERKLGINIVPAKDQAEAFLMLETDRAQAYVLDDVQLAVAIARSKDPAAYMISADAFSKPEPFGIMLRKDDAPFKAIADRVTAELYQSPAIDVLYKKWFESPVPPTGINFNYQMPAALRAAFKSPSSSPDPDAYAPD
- a CDS encoding DUF2842 domain-containing protein, which translates into the protein MTIRTRKLIGAVALLLLAFAWSMMGMVMAQFPLIANSGWLQAVYYVVVGMGWVLPAMPIVSWMLRPDPERQQG
- a CDS encoding BrnT family toxin is translated as MQFEFDWDPAKAESNLRKHGVAFERAMSIFGDPLALSRLDDGSGAGEERWVTMGRNIAHELLLVVHAYTELSADRAAIRIISVRRPTRREIRSYENG
- a CDS encoding transcriptional regulator is translated as MMPSRPDFRDTVRARADRDPAFREALFQEAVSALPRGEVDDGRAGLRAYINATIGFEAPSKALGRPSKSPMRMLGPSGNPTAENLLGVIGVLRAETGVQFDVRVVAAE